DNA from Dama dama isolate Ldn47 chromosome 5, ASM3311817v1, whole genome shotgun sequence:
CGAAAGAATGCATGCTTTGGtagttttttaaagataaaggacAATGACCGGTCACTGATGTTAAACTCCCCGCTCTCAGTTCTCTGGAGAAGTGGCTCATCTTGACCGGGGACCAGGGAGCAAACAGGGGCCAGCCTTTTCCGCGAACTTGGTCGGTGTTTCCTTCCATGGTCTGCTCCAGAAGCCTCTCTTGGCCTGCAGGCCAGCCCTCTGATTCAGAGTatgtgtctgtgctcagtcatgtctgactctttgcaacccccatggacagcagcccgccaggctcctctgtccatgggattgtccaggcaagaatactggagagggttgccatgccctactccagggcatcttcccaactcagggattgaacccgcgtctcctccatctcctgcactgtagacgGATTCTCCACCGCTGAGCCTCGGAGCAAGAGATGTGGAGCAAACCCCCTGCCCTCCTTACTCACCTGCCCCTAGCCCCCAAGCCTACTGCAGTATAATTCTCTACTCCTAACTCGTCATCCTAGTCAACTGGGCTCCAGTCGGAAAACCAAGTGTCCGAGGTGGGGTGGGCCTCCCcagtcactcatttattcattcaacaaacgttCCCCgaccccctcctccacccctcacccccacccctcccaccccgctCTCCAGGCCTGGTGCTGGGGATGCCCAAGAATGTGAGATACGGCGTAGAATGAGACGCGATGTCCAGAGAGCCCCAGCGCAGGGGTTTGGATGTGGACATCTGGGAGAGAGTCGGGCCTCCGGAGCTGCGGGGTAAGGATCCCTGGGAACCCCTCCCCCTTAGAGTTGGAGAGAGCAGAGCAGGAGGCGGGGACTTAGGGCGAAAGCCCGGACACCAGCGCGCAGGCGGGACCTGCGCATGCGTGGGAGGAGACTTTGGCGTCTTCCAGTGTCGTCAAGGTAACCCTGATTCCCGCAGCTGGCCATGGCCTCAGGGACTGGAGGGAGCTGGAGCCATCCCCCAGCACAGACTGCAGCCCCGATGGTGAAGGCTGAGTCAGGGAGCGGAGCTTGCCTTTATCTGGAAGACCTTGTAGGCAGGCGAGGGTGGGGGGCCTAGTTGGGGAAATGTTCCTGGAGGTTCGAAACCCTGTAGGGGGTGGTGAGGAGAGAGACCCCAGCCGGAGAGGAAGAGACTTGACGGAGAACTGGGAGGCCGTGGGGGCGCAGAGGGGAGAAGCTCCTGCAGGTTTAGGGGCTCCCCATCCCTTTCCCGCCTGCCTgactgagcccccctccccccagccctgggTGACCATTCTGCAGCCCCTCCCGTGGACCATCCCACCTCCATCCCTGCAGCCAGGCCGCGTGAAGGAAGGTGAGACTCCGGGAGTTCCCCATGTTGTACCCTGCTCTGCCCAGCACATTCTCTGggcacaccccaccccccaccccccacccccatccacccatccactcccGGGGCAGGACGCTGGGGAAATGACCCTGGCATCGCCACCGAGGGTAGGGGAAGGGCTGGCGGGGGCCTGCTGAACTCCGGTCCCCTAGACCTGCTGGAGCTGATGATGCTACAGAACGTTCAGATGAACCAGCTGTTTCTGAGTGGCCAGGTGGCAGCGGCGCTCAACCAGGGGCTTTCCTGGACTCACCCACAGGTGCgttgcctgggggtgggggtggactaCCAGAGCTGCCCACCTGCAGCGACAGAGGTGGGCAAACATTTGGGGTTCCCTctatcttgagaaaaaaaaaaaaagaaaaccaggcaACAGAGGAGCCAAAAGTCAACCCACATCTATGTGGCTTCTCTGTTTGgcatctattatgtgccagatgGCCATGTCGTCCTCCATGGAATAGAGGTAGGGGGTCCCCAAATCCAGACCACTCAGGTCTTGTGTTCAGATCCCCTGCAGTGCATCCCCCACTGGACTCCGAGGGACAGAGAGGCTCCACTGTTCCCTGGGACTATAGGGTACCTGATAAATTACTAGGGACTCAATTGCTTTTGTTGAACAAGTGACTGAGTAAATGAATAACTATGAATACAAGGCAACTTTGGCTGGGACTGGTACAAATTGTGAGGGCCACCTGGTTGGGGCTCCTCGGAAGAGCACATGGCCTTAGAACCAGCCCTTAAAAGCCAGgtagaggaattccctggtggtccaatgttaGGACTATGAGCTTCCACTGCTGGAgagcccagggttcaatcccaggtcagggaactaagatcccagaagcctctttgtgtggccaaaaagaaaagataagaaaaaaaaaaaaaaagccaggtaGGATTCTGATGCTTGAAGGAGGTGAGAGGTGTACAGTCCACCGTCTAGGTGAACAGCGACAAAGTCAGAGACAGAATGGAGGAAACCTTGTGTGGTGcgcgcgcacgtgtgtgtgtgtgtgtgtgttgggtggggGTACATGGGAGGAGCTCTAAGGAGGACCTTATTTAGCAGATGATAGGCACCCTGAGAGGTCTGGAGGAGTGACAGCTGGGTGGAGAGAGGATGCCAGTCAGCTTGGAGGTAGCAGAGAGGGGGTTCAAGGAGGGGCTGGTCATAGGCAGAGGGAGACCCTGAGGGGCTGCTGCCATCCCACCCCTTCATCCCTCCCCTGCTGGCCCTGGAGGTGGGGATGGCCCTGGGGATGAGCACCCCACCTCAACAGGGGCATAAGTGGGTCAGGGACTGGGGCTTGAGATGGGCTGGGACCCGGAACTCTTTACAGAAGTGCTTGCACCTGGGCTAACCATTAGTGGAAAACAAAggaactaaaaataactgcacgCATGCGCAGCAGGGGCACTTATGAACAAGAAGCTACAAAAAGGTCACAAATCAACTGCCGTTTCTGAGCTTCAGGGAGCAAATGAAGGGTACTGTGCATGATCCCTGCACTGCCAAGAAAGTGGGCGggccacctaagccacccctccagcccaacccgTCCATCAGCCCTCACTCTCTCCCCATTTAAGGAACCAACCCACTCTTCTTAGGGAGGGAGCTTGGGCACCCAGCGACTCGCATTCTCACTCCCTGGTGCGGCTTGAGTCCCAGTGAATTCTCAGCCTGAATTCCTTGGTTGGTTTCTTATTAAAATCTATTGATTAAAGAGCCgtatcggactctttgtgaccccatggactatatactccatggaattctccaggccagaatactggagtgggtagccattcccttctccaggggatcttcccaacccagggatcaaacccaagtctcctgcattgcaggcggattctttaccagctgagccaccagggaggcccaagaatactggagtgggtagcctatcccttctccattaaAGTGTCCAATGACCCTGAATCAGTAACAGGGTGAGGCCAGCGGGACTCGTGGGCCCAGCTCTGGAACCATATTTGGATCCCTCCAGTCCCTGCTTGGCCACTTAGGAGCTGGGTAACCTTAAAAAAGCTGCTTAacctgtgagcctcagttttcccacctgCAGAATAAGGAATAAATGTCTCCAAAGtgctttgcttgcttgttttaaaTGCTCAAAAGACAGGAGCCGTTTTGAGCTGTGTATCTGAAGAAATAATTCAGAGGAATGGAGGCCCAGGGGCAGGGAGAATCTGACGCTGTATCCTCTCCCCTCCTGTCTTGCACAATCCCCAGGTCTCCCTGGAGGTTCAACAGGCGGAGGAGACTGCAGCTCAGGAGGAGGCACCTCTGGTTTTCCACCACCACTATCTGCCCTGCCCGATGCctgccctgggccccctgcttccCTGGCCAGGCCCTCTTCTTTCCCCTCCCCTACACCAGCCCCACGTTCAGAATTCAGCTGTGATTCAGCACCAACCCCCTGCGCCTAGAAAAAGGAGGGTGTAAGTGAGGCTGGAGGTCTGGGTTCTGCCAAGGCTTTGTTCTGGGGCTGGAAGAGCTGGACAGGGTctgtgggtggggtgggaaggcttGGGGGTCAAATTGCAGAGGCCACTCTGAGAACTCTGATGGGgggtttcttttccctttcccatCTCAGGAGAGcggtgcccccacccccaccccccagtgccACAGGAACTGTGGGTGCAGATGTACCTCCAGCTTCAGGTAGGGACCAGGTGGGTGGTCAGCAGGGCCCAAGCCAAGGGGTGGATCCGAAGGCTGGGAGGGCCACGTGCCCTGAGGTGGAGGCATGTCACTACAGACAGTGGGTCTGTCCCCTTAACTCTTCCTTGGGGTCCACTGAGGCAGGGGGCAGTCATCGTGAGGCTGCTTCTCCCCCCAGACTACTACGATGCGGAGAGCCTATAATGAGGACAGACAGCAGCCCTGGGGCCCAGGCCAGCTTCACTGAAGAGTTGGAAACAGCCACCCTGGAGCCTCCATGTCCCTCTCATGCCTAATAACCCCTTTCTACACCTGGCAACCCTTCTTACCTTCCCATCCCCAACCAGGCCATCTCCCCGGGGTGGATGAGTTCCATTTCCCTGGGGTAGATGAGTCCCGTCTCCACCACATGGAGACCTTGAACCAACCTGATCGCTGATCCGGGTGAAAGCCTCTTAGAGCCCCGTCCAGGCCCCAGAAGCCACATGAAAGGCCAACCATGTCCAGTTGATTGCTGCCCAGGCAGAGGCCTGGGAGACAGAGCCCTCCCTCGACCTCCTCCCCTTACCCTCTCTCTGGATGACCAGGACTGCGGGGTCTCCATTTAGCCCAATAACAAAACTGGAGGTAAGAGGCGAGGACTGCTTGGTTTCCATGGCTCTCCGAAGGCCCAGAGTGGTGGGGGAGGCCTGGCAGGGAGGTTCCTGGAGCCAAGCCATTGggcccccacactcacccctGGATGCTGGCTCTGTTGGCAGAAGAGAGAAGTCAGAGCCATGTCCTGGAGGGCCACGTGGGAACAGAGTGTCTCTCTGCCCCTCTGGGCCAGGCGGGTCTCCCCACCCTCCGTCAGGAGGAAGGAGTCACTCAGGGTCCCATGAGGCTGGGTGCCTGGTGCCCGGGTGGGTCGGCCTGGGGGCACGCCAGGGCCTGGGTTTGCTGGGGCTCCGGAAGGCCTCCGAAGGAGAGGGCGGAGGGGGCGGAGGAGACATTTGGAGACAGAAGTCCAGCCAGGCCTGGTGGCTCCCCTTCCTGGCCATTCCCAGCAGGAGACACGAAGGGACAGGGTTAAGTCCAGGTGTTTGTATTCAGGCTGTTTGCCTTGGTCCCCCAGCCAGGCCTGGACCGCACCCTAAGGAGCCACAGTGAGTTCCAGTGGCCGCCGTGCCAGTGGCCACGCCGCTCATACACGCGGTGCCCGGTGGCTCCCTATCAGCCTCCTCCAAGTGGCGTGCACACGGTAATGACCTGTCCGCCCCCGGAACCACTTCTGGCCGAAGGCAAAGCACAGGAGGACAAATGTCACAAACAGGAGCAGCAGCACTATGACGATCGCGATGATCACCATCTGGTTGTTGGGCTCGGGCTCTGGGGAGAGAACGGGTAGAGGTCACAGAAGTCCTCTGGTCCCAGGCGCCAGGCTCAAGAGGGGCAGCTGTCTACCCGTCACCCACCCATGCACACCTGGTCATCCTGCTGTCACTCTGCATTGCAGAGATGAGTGGCAAAAGGTGTTATCACTAGAGGGAAGGAGGACCGGGGTCCAGGCCGCCAGCCGGCCTCTGTGAGACCATGAGGGCAGATGGACTCAGATGGTCCCCATGCCACGCGCTGCGAAACCTCATGGTCTGGACCGTGGCGTGGTCCAGGTCAAGCCCCTTCCTGGGCAGAGATGAGGGAGCTTTGGCCAAACTCTCTGAAGACAAAGAGGATCTTGGCCACCTAGGGTCACAGAAGAGCAGGCCTCCAGGGGACCTTAGGAGTCAGTCAGGTCAAATTTATCATTGCAGAGAGCAGTCAAGGCCAGAGAAGAGCTTGACATGGTTAAGGTCACCCAGCTCACTCATTACCAAGCAACTAGTCAGAGTCCAAGCTGCAAACTCGCTGGGAGCTCCAGGGACCCCCAGGGATCAAGTGTGGTTTCCCCGAGTGCCTCCCCGAGCTGGCAAAGAGTGGGGCAAAGGCGTTTTCTTCCCCTGAGGGGCTGAAAGTGAATGCGCCCACTCCTGATCTGTGGGCTCCCCCTCACCTTTGACTTCAAGCCTCTGGGGATCTGAGACCCTGTGGACGAGGCCACCGCCGCGAGAGCGCAGATCCATCTGGGCCTCGCATGAGAAGTTATACAGGCCGTCTTCCCTGTGAGCTGTGGTGTTGTGGGTGACCACGGCATCTTGGGGGGAAAGTGCTGTCCCCACAAAGGTCTGATTGCACAAGATGTCAGTACCATGGAGCAGGGTGACAGTGAGACCTTCGAGGGGGGCCACAGCGGGGACCCTGCACTCGATGGTGAACAGCATCCCTACGGCCACTGAGGTGGGCGACAGCGTCAGCAGCACTTGCTTTGGAGGGTCTGCAGGAAAGCGGAAGGGAGGTCTGGTCAGGATGGGTGTGCATCTCCGCAGGCCCCACCCAGCCCAGACCATCCCCTGTGACCACTGTGTTCTCAGGATTTACGCTGGGCTGAGTTAAGGAAGGAGGAAGCAGTTCAGGGTGAAGGATGTACTGGGTGGTAGTTTTAGGGACATGATGACTTCTGCAATGGACAAGAAAGGAGGTGCCCTGGTGTCTACAAAGAAAAGGTTCAGAATCTGTTCAGTCAACTAGAAAGATAAAAGTTTGGGCtgtgtctctctcctctccatAAATTCAAtagaaatttcaaaaattaaacagTTGGATAGTTTTGTTGAGAGAGACTTAGAAGGGAGTACTCACTGGAATGGGGCCATGAATTGTGAGATTCTTCAGGGGCGGGGGCAAGAGTCAGACCTGCCTTGGATTTTAGGATCAGGTTTAAAACTATCTCTATCCCTTAGCTATTAAACTCCATGGTTCCCTgagttccctttaaaaaaaaaaaaagatttatttctttggttGTTCCAGGtgttagttgtggtatgtgggatctagttccctgaccagggatcaaacccaggtcccctgcattgggagtgctgagtcttagccactggaccaccaggacatCTCTCTGGGTGCATTTCTGAACTAGAATACCTAGCCCCCATTACCCCAGGATAATATGGTAGATTTAGGACATGTTTCTACTCATTTGATCACTGATGACAGTTCTGAGCGATACCCTGGGTGCTAAGCTTCCGAGAGAACCCCGGTCTCTCCATGGTCTCTGTGGCCCgtgggcaggtgtgtgtgtgtgtgtgtgtgtgtgtgtgtgtgatggtcaCACAT
Protein-coding regions in this window:
- the PRR29 gene encoding proline-rich protein 29, whose translation is MFLEVRNPVGGGEERDPSRRGRDLTENWEAPWVTILQPLPWTIPPPSLQPGRVKEDLLELMMLQNVQMNQLFLSGQVAAALNQGLSWTHPQVSLEVQQAEETAAQEEAPLVFHHHYLPCPMPALGPLLPWPGPLLSPPLHQPHVQNSAVIQHQPPAPRKRRVRAVPPPPPPSATGTVGADVPPASDYYDAESL
- the LOC133057631 gene encoding intercellular adhesion molecule 2-like isoform X2, with protein sequence MFPVSLRMPLEMAPFGGWGTLAAFLSLLCCRGSGEKAFEGPERLMVGSGEFQFINCTASCTDPKRLVLETALNKTVLESQAQWKLFKVYNVSKDEELLCSSTCGGKQETKLFHITVFYPPKQVLLTLSPTSVAVGMLFTIECRVPAVAPLEGLTVTLLHGTDILCNQTFVGTALSPQDAVVTHNTTAHREDGLYNFSCEAQMDLRSRGGGLVHRVSDPQRLEVKEPEPNNQMVIIAIVIVLLLLFVTFVLLCFAFGQKWFRGRTGHYRVHATWRRLIGSHRAPRV
- the LOC133057631 gene encoding intercellular adhesion molecule 2-like isoform X1: MWPPQDHSDNERKYGHQLRKAGGSGLQLQVLPPTPRLPDRRPSPLCSQSSMFPVSLRMPLEMAPFGGWGTLAAFLSLLCCRGSGEKAFEGPERLMVGSGEFQFINCTASCTDPKRLVLETALNKTVLESQAQWKLFKVYNVSKDEELLCSSTCGGKQETKLFHITVFYPPKQVLLTLSPTSVAVGMLFTIECRVPAVAPLEGLTVTLLHGTDILCNQTFVGTALSPQDAVVTHNTTAHREDGLYNFSCEAQMDLRSRGGGLVHRVSDPQRLEVKEPEPNNQMVIIAIVIVLLLLFVTFVLLCFAFGQKWFRGRTGHYRVHATWRRLIGSHRAPRV